Sequence from the Bacillus sp. es.036 genome:
CATCATCGTTTCATCAATTAGCTCGGTCATTTTGTCCGTATCAGGCTCATCTTTTTTTCCTTCATCAATGAGAGGATAAAGGCTTTCTTCAATGTTCTTGTATGCATCCGGGAATTCTTCTTCTACTTGAGATTCCATTTCGTCCCAGTTTTCCTCGAGCGTCATCGTCTGCTCATTAATCGTTTCGACATCATCGCTACTATTTTCGATCGTTGTTTTAAGTTCCTCAAGGTTCGATAATGCCGTATCAACGCCAGCTTCAAGATTGGTCATTTCTTCTGAACCGCTATCGCCCGAGTCGTTCATTCCTTCGTTTGTTCCTTCATTCGTTCCTTCATTTTCTGAAGCGCCGTTTTCTTCCATGGTTGAGTTGTTGGCTTGATTACCTGTGTTATCCTCAGCACCGTTTGATCCGCAACCTGCGAGAAGAGAACCTGAAATGAGGCAAGAAGCAAGAAGAATAGGGAATTTCTTTTCCAACAATATCCACTCCTTTCAATTACAATTATTGGTTCCCAGTAAGCGTTTTATTCAAACGAAGTCAAAAGTAGTGTTTTTTTCTGGGGGGATGGTATGAAGGAAGATCGTCTTAGGACAATTAGGATGTTTTTTTCTAACGACATGATTGTCGTCATGATCCCAGGGCATTCATGGTGGTTTTCTTTGAGTGCGAAGGTCCCGTTTCCGGTAAGATATATTCATTTCTCAAATTAACACACCATCTTTCTATATCCTATCGTTCAATCCCTCTACTACTATCTTGAGTAGGAAACTGTTATACTATCCAACAAGGTGACAAATTGTGACAAATTACGGGAGGTGACAGGCACCATCATGAAAGCAGTTCAAGTAATGGGTTATGGTGATGTGGATCAGTTAGAAGTCGTAGACCAGGAGATTCCTGTTCCGAAAGAGAATGAGGTACTCGTTAAGGTAAAGGCATGTGCGATTAATAATACGGAAATTTGGATGCGTGAAGGGGCATATGGAACAGGAACGAAATCAGGATGGCGTCCTGAAGGTGTTCAGTTTCCTAGAACACCAGGATCGGATATTACCGGTACGATTGTGAAAGTCGGTCAGCAAGTGAATGAGGAGATGATCGGCAAGAACGTCGTGCTCTTTCCTTTTACTTCGAGCGGAGAGCCAGGGTCTGAACATATCTCAGAAGATATGTCTTTCATTGGATCAGAGTATGACGGAGGATATGCGGACTATGTTGTATGGCCAGCAGAACTCTGTTTTGACATGCCTCTTGCTGACTATACAGAGAGTGCCGTGTTCTCTGTTAGTGGGATGACAGCGTGGCATATGGTTGAACAAATTCAGCCTAAGCAGGGCGAGACTGTTATGGTTACAGGAGCAAACGGTGGAGTAGGTTCTCTGAACGTTCAAATTGCGTCTCGTGTGTTTGGTGCTAATGTAATCGCGATTGTAGGCGATCTCGCTTTGGAAGA
This genomic interval carries:
- a CDS encoding zinc-binding dehydrogenase; its protein translation is MKAVQVMGYGDVDQLEVVDQEIPVPKENEVLVKVKACAINNTEIWMREGAYGTGTKSGWRPEGVQFPRTPGSDITGTIVKVGQQVNEEMIGKNVVLFPFTSSGEPGSEHISEDMSFIGSEYDGGYADYVVWPAELCFDMPLADYTESAVFSVSGMTAWHMVEQIQPKQGETVMVTGANGGVGSLNVQIASRVFGANVIAIVGDLALEDQLKNLGATHVLSYKSDQLAEEILEVNGGPIDSVLDVVGDALFSTSLHVLKKGGKFCTSGSAGGQKTELDFRTLYLKHITLYGSVLGTREEFKRMLKAIADGKITPVIDRTFPLEQAREAQRYFKKAGKLGKIVLLPEE